From Salinirubellus salinus, the proteins below share one genomic window:
- a CDS encoding class I SAM-dependent methyltransferase: MADPDDSVDHADYLDHLDLPEGCPTLGTDDAMGRMVWDYWRGEYDGSGVYRDPMGRPRDAHPEWYFGGAFDGPVPETRRAMDLAAEAATETGAPVFDLGCGPGQDARRFQSEGTPVVAGDPSLGSVRVAREAGVDRVLTADLNAPPLTADSVGCVYASGTQLGTAGGGTVGGLRRVLGEFDRLVAPDGRVVADLKDPQEHREEAAAAPNAFDDTVAFDPAAGMGLRLMRTEYRDAVGRWIPLLLLTPEAATRAVEPTPWDLVDTVDGDGSRYYLHLERRG, translated from the coding sequence ATGGCCGACCCGGACGACTCCGTCGACCACGCCGACTACCTCGACCACCTCGACCTGCCCGAGGGCTGCCCGACTCTCGGGACCGACGACGCGATGGGGCGGATGGTCTGGGACTACTGGCGTGGCGAGTACGACGGGAGCGGCGTCTACCGGGACCCGATGGGCCGCCCCCGCGACGCCCACCCGGAGTGGTACTTCGGGGGCGCGTTCGACGGGCCGGTTCCCGAGACGCGGCGGGCGATGGACCTCGCGGCGGAGGCGGCGACGGAGACCGGTGCTCCAGTGTTCGACCTCGGCTGTGGGCCGGGACAGGACGCGCGCCGGTTCCAGAGCGAGGGGACGCCCGTCGTCGCCGGCGACCCTTCGCTGGGGTCGGTCCGCGTCGCGAGAGAGGCGGGCGTCGACCGGGTGCTCACCGCGGACCTGAACGCGCCGCCGCTGACGGCCGACAGCGTCGGGTGCGTCTACGCCTCGGGCACCCAGCTCGGGACGGCCGGCGGTGGCACCGTCGGGGGACTCAGACGTGTCCTCGGTGAGTTCGACCGGCTCGTCGCGCCGGACGGCCGGGTCGTCGCCGACCTGAAAGACCCACAGGAACACCGCGAGGAGGCCGCCGCGGCCCCGAACGCGTTCGACGACACCGTGGCGTTCGACCCGGCGGCCGGGATGGGCCTGCGACTGATGCGGACCGAGTACCGGGACGCCGTCGGGCGGTGGATACCCCTGCTGTTGCTCACCCCCGAGGCCGCCACGAGGGCAGTCGAACCGACGCCGTGGGACCTCGTCGACACGGTCGACGGTGATGGCTCGCGGTACTACCTCCACCTCGAACGCCGTGGGTAG
- a CDS encoding S8 family serine peptidase, translating to MSRDNSDRTLARRTLLRGAGAIGATLVCTGLASASSGDAQYLVSTSNAKARQRIERAGFTVRHVLAEGSVAVVTGPAGATDELRGIGSVSAVTRDVTVELSPPEVDADASSTPGEDAALRDLQWDKDLIRASEAHEVATGDGSRIAIVDTGIDLDHPDLGNVNEDLGAAFVANDDVPEIGPGDSGYHGTHCAGIAAATGEVGVVGVAPEAELVPIRVFPADGGATFGDILKGIDYAAEIGADVANFSLGIPGVQQPGADLNKLKANVQRVFQSAVRRGTVITGSAGNDSGNLQQGGGFTLPNSVPAVITISATSPADTLSFYSNYGTSDIDVAAPGGWYETIPRTLGETGEPDDIPYPFNGVLSTWPTTLDSSVELPGYDFISGTSMAAPQVAGLVGLVRSLDADLNANQVESVVERGADLTDGKSGYQFGAGRVDAKETLSLVDDT from the coding sequence ATGTCACGAGACAACAGTGACCGAACACTCGCCCGCCGAACGCTCCTCCGTGGTGCGGGTGCAATCGGCGCTACGCTCGTCTGTACCGGACTTGCGTCCGCGTCGAGCGGTGACGCACAGTATCTCGTCTCCACGAGTAACGCGAAAGCCCGACAACGCATCGAGCGCGCCGGGTTCACAGTCCGCCACGTGCTCGCCGAGGGATCGGTGGCAGTCGTCACGGGTCCGGCGGGTGCGACGGACGAGCTACGTGGTATCGGCTCCGTCTCTGCAGTCACTCGAGACGTCACGGTGGAGCTCTCACCTCCAGAGGTCGATGCCGACGCGTCGTCGACACCAGGTGAGGACGCCGCCCTACGAGACCTCCAGTGGGATAAGGACCTGATTCGCGCCTCTGAAGCCCACGAGGTCGCGACGGGCGACGGGAGTCGCATCGCCATCGTGGACACGGGTATCGACCTCGACCACCCCGACCTCGGGAACGTGAACGAGGACCTCGGGGCGGCGTTCGTCGCAAACGACGACGTACCGGAGATCGGTCCCGGCGACTCCGGCTACCACGGAACTCACTGTGCGGGCATCGCGGCCGCCACCGGCGAGGTCGGCGTCGTCGGCGTGGCCCCCGAGGCCGAACTCGTCCCGATACGCGTGTTTCCCGCGGACGGTGGGGCGACCTTCGGTGACATCCTCAAGGGTATCGACTACGCGGCCGAGATCGGAGCCGACGTGGCGAACTTCAGCCTCGGTATCCCCGGCGTCCAGCAGCCGGGTGCTGACCTCAACAAATTGAAGGCGAACGTACAGCGGGTCTTCCAGAGCGCGGTCCGGCGTGGGACCGTCATCACCGGGTCGGCTGGAAACGACTCGGGCAACCTCCAGCAGGGAGGCGGGTTCACGCTGCCCAACAGCGTCCCCGCGGTCATCACGATCAGCGCGACGTCGCCTGCCGACACGCTCTCGTTCTACTCGAACTACGGCACCAGCGACATCGACGTGGCGGCGCCCGGCGGCTGGTACGAGACTATCCCACGCACGCTCGGAGAGACGGGCGAACCGGACGACATCCCCTACCCGTTCAACGGTGTACTCTCGACGTGGCCGACTACGCTTGACTCATCGGTGGAGCTTCCCGGCTACGACTTCATCTCGGGCACCTCGATGGCGGCCCCACAGGTCGCGGGCCTCGTCGGGCTGGTCAGGAGTCTCGACGCCGACCTGAACGCGAATCAGGTCGAGAGTGTCGTCGAGCGCGGTGCCGACCTCACCGACGGGAAGAGTGGGTACCAGTTCGGCGCCGGTCGTGTCGACGCGAAGGAGACGCTGAGTCTGGTCGACGATACCTGA
- the trxA gene encoding thioredoxin, which produces MSDTERDEELDAIREQKAAELSERAASPAEPVHVESPDHLQELVGDGVTLVDFHAEWCGPCKMLAPIVEEIAADTDATVAKVDIDQLRSVAQQYQVQGVPTVYLFANGEPVQRWVGVQDKGTYVSAIEAAA; this is translated from the coding sequence ATGAGCGACACCGAACGTGACGAGGAACTAGACGCCATCCGCGAGCAGAAGGCTGCCGAGCTGAGCGAACGTGCGGCCTCGCCCGCCGAACCCGTCCACGTCGAGAGTCCCGACCACCTCCAGGAACTCGTGGGCGACGGGGTGACGCTGGTCGACTTCCACGCGGAGTGGTGTGGTCCCTGCAAGATGCTCGCCCCCATCGTGGAGGAGATCGCGGCCGACACCGACGCCACCGTCGCGAAGGTGGACATCGACCAACTCCGGTCGGTCGCCCAGCAGTACCAGGTCCAGGGCGTGCCCACGGTCTACCTGTTCGCGAACGGCGAGCCGGTCCAGCGGTGGGTCGGCGTGCAGGACAAGGGGACCTACGTCTCGGCTATCGAGGCGGCGGCCTGA